In Acidiferrobacteraceae bacterium, the DNA window GGCGAAAATCAGGCCGGAATCCAGCCGAATGGCGAGACAGTAGGTCATGAACAAGGGTCCCGAAAAACGGATCGGCACCGTAACGGTGCGCGCGATACATATTGGTGCGTGCCCATCTCAGGCCAACCCCAAATTTGCACGCGCTGAAAAAAATAGCAAGATAAAATTCACGAGCCAAGCCGCAAGACGAAGACAATGTCCATCAATTGGAATGACTACCAAGAACTGGACTTCTACGACGAGCAGATTGCTGAAACCGGCAAGCCGATGAGGATCTGGATGACCGGCGAACCGCTTCCGAGGTCGCGATTCGTGGCATGGGCATCACCTTCACTGTGTATTCGGAGGAAGAGGGTGGCTCCATCGACCGCGCCTGGCCCTTCGACATCATTCCCCGTGTCATCCTCAAAAAGGAATGGAACAAGATCGAAAAGGGATTGCTGCAACGGGTGCGGGCACTGAACCTCTTTATCGACGATCTCTACCACAAGCAGCGCATCGTCAAGGCCGGCGTGTTTCCGGCGGAGTTGCTGGAGAACTCGAAGAATTTTCGTCCCGAGTGTGTCGGCATCAATCCCAAGTACCGGGTGTGGGCACACATCTGCGGGTCCGACCTGGTGCGTGACAAGGACGGCACCATGTACGTACTCGAAGACAATCTGCGCGTGCCCTCCGGGGTGTCCTACATGCTCGAGAACCGCGCCATCATGAAGCGCGTGTTCCCGGACCTGTTCGAGCACTACAACATCCAGCCGGTGGATGCCTACCCGGCCAAGTTATACGACATGCTGGCTTCGATCTCGCCACGCAGGCGCGACAAGCCGGAGATTGTTGTGCTCACCCCCGGCATCTACAATTCCGCGTACTTTGAGCACGCCTACCTGGCACAACAGATGGGCGTGGAACTGGTGGAGGGACGCGACCTGTTCGTGGATACGGATGACTGCGTGTACATGCGCACCGTCGGCGGCCTCGAACGCGTGGACGTGATCTATCGCCGCATCGACGACCTGTTCCTCGACCCGGAGGCATTCAACCCTGAATCCATGCTGGGTGTGCCGGGCCTGCTGCGTGCGTGGAAGGCGGGCAAGGTCAGTCTCGCCAACGCGCCCGGGGCCGGGGTCGCCGACGACAAGGTCGTCTATGCCTTTCTGCCCAAGGTGATCAAGTATTATCTCGGCGAGGAGCCCATCATCCCGAACGTGCCAACCTACCTGTGCATCGACAAGAAGGAGCGCGACTACGTGCTCGCCAATCTCGACAAGCTGGTGGTCAAACCGGCCAACGAATCCGGCGGCTACGGCATGCTCATCGGGCCCCAGGCGGACAAGGAGGAACGGGAACAATTCGCGCGACTGATTCGCCGCGATCCCCGCAATTACATCGCCCAGCCCTTGCTGACCCTGTCGACCACCCCGACCCTGACGGGCCAGCACGCCGAACCGCGCCACCTCGACCTGCGCCCGTTCATCCTTTCCGGCAAGGACCAATATGTCACCATGGGCGGACTCACCCGGGTGGCACTGAAGAAGGGTTCCACCGTGGTCAACTCCTCCCAGGGGGGTGGCAGCAAGGACACCTGGATCGTGGACGCCTGACATGCTGTCACGGGTAGCGGAAAGCATCTACTGGATGGCACGCTATATCGAACGCGTCGAAAACCTCGCGCGTATCGTGAACGTGAACGCCAACCTGCTACTCGATCTGCCCACGCGGATGACCGTGGGCTGGCAACCGCTGATCGATATCACCGGCAGCAAGCGCCTGTTCGCGAAGACCTACGATGAGGCGAGCGAACGCAATGTAGTGCGCTTCCTCGTCGCCGATACGGACTACCCCGGCTCGCTGGTGAGTTCGGTGAACCTTGCGCGCGAAAATGCCCGTACCATCCGCGACATCATTCCGCGCGAGGGGTGGGAGCTCATTAACGAACTGTACCTGGACATCAAGGGCAGCGTGGGTCCTGGCCTGGCACGCAAGAACCGGTTCGAGTTCCTGAACCGCATCATCGGCCGCACCCAGCAAATGACCGGCTTGCTCGCCGGGACAATGCTGAACGACCAGGGCTACGACTTCCTGCGCATGGGCCGCAACCTGGAGCGCGGCGACATGACCTCCCGTATCGTTGACGTGCAGTCGGGCAAGCTGCTGCCCAAGGAATCGGAAGAACTGGTGCCTTACGAAAACGCGCAATGGATGAGCGTGCTGCAGTCCCTCTCCGGCTATCAGGCCTACCGCCAGAAGGTGCAGGGACCGATTCGCCGCTCGCAGGTACTGCGCTTCCTGCTCCAGGATGTCCAGTTCCCGCGCAGCTTCGGCCATTGCGTGCGCGAGGTCGAAGCCTGCCTCAAGCACCTGCCGCGCAGCCGGGAGCCCTTACAGGCGATCAAGTCCGTTGCGCAAACGGTGCGTCGCACGAAGCTCGCGCCCCTGTCGGAGAAGGAACTGCACAAGTTTCTCGACGGCCTGCAAACCGAGCTTGGCGATGCCCACGAGTCTATCCAGAGCACGTACTTCCGCCACGACTGACCGCTTTCCCTGTAGAATTACGCCAACACCTGCTGCCGAGCCGTGGCGGACGCTTGCATGACTCCGGCCCAATCCGCACCGGAATGCCCCGATGAACATCCTGATTCATCATTTCTCCACTGCCTCCCAGATCGTCATCTGGTTCCTGTTTGCCGCTACGGTCATGGTCGCGGTCTGGCGGGCGCCCTGGCATCACCTGAAGGAAGCGGAATCGCTGCACATCCTGCTGGGCATAATCGTCGGCATCATGGTGATCTGGGCGCTGAAGGCCGGCCTCGCGGCCGGCCTGTCCATCCATCTGCTGGGTACGACCTTGCTGACCCTGATGTTTGGCTGGGCCTTCGCCATCCTGGGCATATTGGTCGTCTTGGTGGCCCACGCCATTCAATCCGGAAGCGGCTGGGCGGCATTGCCCATGAACACCCTGATGCTGGGGGCGCTTCCGGCGCTATTGAGCTACCTCATCTTCCGCGGCGTCGATCGCTTCCTGCCAAATAATTTCTTCGTCTACATCTTTCTCAATGCCTTCTTCGGGGCAGGGCTTGCGGTGGCGAGCGCCGTGTTCGCAACCAGCATCGTTCATATCGTGAGTGGCGCGTACCCGGCGTCGCTGGTCTGGTACAGCTATACGCGCTACGTGCCGCTGGTGATGTTTCCGGAAGGGTTTATCACGGGAATGCTGATGACCCTGTTCATCGCCTACCGGCCGGAATGGGTCAGCACCTTCGACGATGATCGGTACATCATCGGCAAATAGGTTCGGGAAAAACGAGCCCCGCCGCGCCTCATCTTCGCTCGTTCAGAAAGTGATCCCAATAGGGCGGATCGCTGATGCGCTCCTTGATGAAATCGATAAACACACGAGTCTTCGCCGGCAAGTACTTGCGCGAGGCGTACACCGCGTACAGGCTCATCTCCGTCGCCTTGTAATCTTCCAGTACCAGCCTCAACTCACCGCTGCGTATCGGGTCGCTGATCAGAAAGCTTGGTAGGTAGGTGATACCGAGCCCCGTGATTGCTGACTCCAGGATTACGTCCGGGTTGTCGGTGATCATGGATCCCGACACCTTGACCGAGGTCCGCGTGCCGTCCTTGGTGAAATGCCAGGTCGCGTTTGGAGTGTGCGAATACAGCACGCAGGCATGTTGTTCCAGGTCCTGTGGCCTCGTCGGTGGCGGGTGTTGCGCAAGGTATCCCGGGGAAGCAACCAGCACATGGCGAATGGGCGCCAGGCGGCGCGCGATCAGCTCCGGGTCGGGCATGGCGCTGATGCGTAGCGCGAGATCGTAGCCTTCGTCCACCAAATCCACAGCCCTCTCGCTGCACATGAGCTCCACCGTGATCTCGGGGTAGGTCTGCATGAATTCGCTGACCATGGGCATGATATGCCGCGACGCAAGATTGCTCGGGGCGCTCATGCGCAGCAAGCCCCGTGGCTGCTGGCTGAGACCCGACACCATGCCCTCGGCTTCTTCCAGGTTCTGGAGGATCTCCTTGCAGCGTTCGAAGTAGGCGCGGCCCGGTTCGGTGGGATTCACACGGCGGGTGGTGCGGTGCAGCAGGCGGCCGCCGAGGTGGGCCTCTAGCTGGGAAACGTATTTGCTGGCGGCGGCGCGGGAAATTCCCAGGCGTTCGCTGGCCGCCGAGAAACTCCCGGTCTCCACCACCAGCGCGAACACCTGCATCCCGGTGAGCCTGTCCATGGGCTCTATTGTCAACCAAATGGAAACAACTATTCAACAATTTGCGTATTTATTTACGGATGGTTGACAGCTAGATTTTCTCCACCGTAACAAGCAACCGCGAAGGAGACACGACAATGGACGCACAAGCAGCCAAACACGAAGCAGCACCCGAGCAGGCCCCGCTGAACCCGAGCCACATCATGCAGACCGCGACCGCCTTTTGGGTCTCCAAGGTCCTGCTAACGGCGGTGGAGTTCGACCTGTTCACCGTACTCGGCGACAGCCAGATGACCGGGCCGGAGCTGGGCGAGAAGCTGGGGATCCATCCCCGCGGCATCTACGACTTTTTCGATGCCCTGGTGGCAGCCGGATTCCTGCAGCGGGATGGCGATGGTGCCGAAGGCAAGTACAGCTGTTCCCCTGACACCGCCGCTTTCCTCAACAAGAACAGCCCGACCTATATCGGCGGTATGCCGGAGATGTTGAACGCGCGCCTGTTCGGCTTCTGGAATAGCCTCGGCGAGGCCCTCAGGACCGGGAAGCCCCAGAACGAGATCAAGCACGGCGCCAAGCACGTGTTCGAAGGTATCTACGCGGACCACGCGAAGCTCGGCCAGTTCCTGGAAAGCATGAGCGGTTTTCAGGCGGCCAACTTCAAACAGCTGGCGGAGAAGTTCGACTTCTCCCGCTATCAGACTGTCAGCGATATCGGCGGCGCGCTGGGTCTGCTCTCGTGCATCGTCGCCGGGCGCTATCCCCATCTGAGCTTCACCACCTTCGACCTGCCGCCGGTGGCGCCCCATGCGCAACAGCATGTCGACGAGGCCGGCCTGAGCGACCGCATCCAGGTGGCCGCAGGTGATTTCTTCGCCGATCCGCTGCCGCGGGCCGATGTCATCACCATGGGCAATATCCTCCATGACTGGGGCCTGGAGCAAAAGAAGACCCTGATAGGCAAGGCCTATGACGCGCTGCCCAAGGGCGGAGCCCTGATA includes these proteins:
- a CDS encoding energy-coupling factor ABC transporter permease, translated to MNILIHHFSTASQIVIWFLFAATVMVAVWRAPWHHLKEAESLHILLGIIVGIMVIWALKAGLAAGLSIHLLGTTLLTLMFGWAFAILGILVVLVAHAIQSGSGWAALPMNTLMLGALPALLSYLIFRGVDRFLPNNFFVYIFLNAFFGAGLAVASAVFATSIVHIVSGAYPASLVWYSYTRYVPLVMFPEGFITGMLMTLFIAYRPEWVSTFDDDRYIIGK
- a CDS encoding circularly permuted type 2 ATP-grasp protein, which codes for MGITFTVYSEEEGGSIDRAWPFDIIPRVILKKEWNKIEKGLLQRVRALNLFIDDLYHKQRIVKAGVFPAELLENSKNFRPECVGINPKYRVWAHICGSDLVRDKDGTMYVLEDNLRVPSGVSYMLENRAIMKRVFPDLFEHYNIQPVDAYPAKLYDMLASISPRRRDKPEIVVLTPGIYNSAYFEHAYLAQQMGVELVEGRDLFVDTDDCVYMRTVGGLERVDVIYRRIDDLFLDPEAFNPESMLGVPGLLRAWKAGKVSLANAPGAGVADDKVVYAFLPKVIKYYLGEEPIIPNVPTYLCIDKKERDYVLANLDKLVVKPANESGGYGMLIGPQADKEEREQFARLIRRDPRNYIAQPLLTLSTTPTLTGQHAEPRHLDLRPFILSGKDQYVTMGGLTRVALKKGSTVVNSSQGGGSKDTWIVDA
- a CDS encoding LysR family transcriptional regulator yields the protein MDRLTGMQVFALVVETGSFSAASERLGISRAAASKYVSQLEAHLGGRLLHRTTRRVNPTEPGRAYFERCKEILQNLEEAEGMVSGLSQQPRGLLRMSAPSNLASRHIMPMVSEFMQTYPEITVELMCSERAVDLVDEGYDLALRISAMPDPELIARRLAPIRHVLVASPGYLAQHPPPTRPQDLEQHACVLYSHTPNATWHFTKDGTRTSVKVSGSMITDNPDVILESAITGLGITYLPSFLISDPIRSGELRLVLEDYKATEMSLYAVYASRKYLPAKTRVFIDFIKERISDPPYWDHFLNERR
- a CDS encoding alpha-E domain-containing protein is translated as MLSRVAESIYWMARYIERVENLARIVNVNANLLLDLPTRMTVGWQPLIDITGSKRLFAKTYDEASERNVVRFLVADTDYPGSLVSSVNLARENARTIRDIIPREGWELINELYLDIKGSVGPGLARKNRFEFLNRIIGRTQQMTGLLAGTMLNDQGYDFLRMGRNLERGDMTSRIVDVQSGKLLPKESEELVPYENAQWMSVLQSLSGYQAYRQKVQGPIRRSQVLRFLLQDVQFPRSFGHCVREVEACLKHLPRSREPLQAIKSVAQTVRRTKLAPLSEKELHKFLDGLQTELGDAHESIQSTYFRHD
- a CDS encoding methyltransferase, with protein sequence MDAQAAKHEAAPEQAPLNPSHIMQTATAFWVSKVLLTAVEFDLFTVLGDSQMTGPELGEKLGIHPRGIYDFFDALVAAGFLQRDGDGAEGKYSCSPDTAAFLNKNSPTYIGGMPEMLNARLFGFWNSLGEALRTGKPQNEIKHGAKHVFEGIYADHAKLGQFLESMSGFQAANFKQLAEKFDFSRYQTVSDIGGALGLLSCIVAGRYPHLSFTTFDLPPVAPHAQQHVDEAGLSDRIQVAAGDFFADPLPRADVITMGNILHDWGLEQKKTLIGKAYDALPKGGALIAIENIIDDSRREGLFGMLMSLNMLIETGDGFDYSGKDFAGWCREAGFKRFEVIPLAGPTSAAVAYK